In one Fusobacterium perfoetens ATCC 29250 genomic region, the following are encoded:
- the tuf gene encoding elongation factor Tu — protein sequence MAKEKFDRSKPHVNIGTIGHVDHGKTTTTAAISKVLSDRGLAERVDFDKIDVAPEERERGITINTAHIEYTTEKRHYAHVDCPGHADYVKNMITGAAQMDGAILVVSAADGPMPQTREHILLSRQVGVPYIVVYLNKADMVDDEELLELVEMEVRELLTEYGFPGDEVPVIVGSSLGALNGEQKWVDQIMALMDAVDSYIPAPERTIDKPFLMPIEDVFTITGRGTVVTGRVERGIIKVGEEVEIIGIKPTAKTTVTGVEMFRKLLDQGEAGDNIGALLRGTKKEEVERGQVLAKPGTITPHTEFKGEIYVLTKEEGGRHTPFFTGYRPQFYFRTTDITGAVNLPEGVEMVMPGDNITVTVNLIHPIAMEPGLRFAIREGGRTVASGVVSEIIK from the coding sequence AAGTATTATCAGACAGAGGACTAGCTGAAAGAGTAGACTTTGATAAAATCGACGTTGCTCCAGAAGAAAGAGAAAGAGGAATAACTATCAATACAGCTCACATAGAGTATACAACAGAAAAAAGACACTATGCACACGTTGACTGTCCAGGACATGCTGACTATGTAAAAAACATGATTACAGGAGCAGCTCAAATGGACGGAGCAATCCTAGTTGTATCAGCAGCTGATGGACCAATGCCTCAAACAAGAGAACACATACTATTATCAAGACAAGTTGGAGTACCATACATCGTAGTATACTTAAATAAAGCAGATATGGTTGATGACGAAGAATTATTAGAATTAGTAGAAATGGAAGTAAGAGAATTATTAACTGAATATGGATTCCCAGGAGATGAAGTACCAGTAATAGTTGGATCATCATTAGGAGCATTAAACGGAGAACAAAAATGGGTAGATCAAATAATGGCATTAATGGATGCAGTAGATAGCTACATTCCAGCGCCAGAAAGAACAATAGACAAACCATTCTTAATGCCAATCGAAGACGTATTCACAATAACAGGAAGAGGAACTGTTGTAACAGGAAGAGTAGAAAGAGGAATCATTAAAGTTGGAGAAGAAGTAGAAATAATCGGAATCAAACCAACAGCAAAAACAACAGTAACTGGAGTAGAAATGTTCAGAAAACTTCTTGATCAAGGAGAAGCAGGAGATAACATTGGAGCATTATTAAGAGGAACTAAGAAAGAAGAAGTAGAAAGAGGACAAGTATTAGCAAAACCAGGAACAATAACTCCACATACAGAATTTAAAGGAGAAATCTACGTATTAACAAAAGAAGAAGGAGGAAGACATACTCCATTCTTTACAGGATATAGACCACAATTCTACTTCAGAACAACAGATATAACAGGAGCAGTAAACTTACCAGAAGGAGTAGAAATGGTAATGCCAGGAGACAACATCACAGTAACAGTAAACTTAATTCACCCAATCGCAATGGAACCAGGATTAAGATTCGCAATCAGAGAAGGTGGAAGAACAGTAGCATCAGGAGTTGTTTCAGAAATCATCAAATAA